From Calditrichota bacterium, one genomic window encodes:
- a CDS encoding MinD/ParA family protein, whose amino-acid sequence MLTTLGKEIGTRIGVEEGSDQKKAEIIAITSGKGGVGKSSLSVNFAIMLQQMRKRVLIIDADIHLGNVDLILGIRTEYTIADVLNDGIALSDIIVPGPSNIDVLPASSASGKLLEMEDVFLKRLAVAFKTIETDYDYIIVDTGAGIANSVLSFLLGADKIVLVITSDPASIADAYAVIKIIKRNDLDIPIMLIPNIMPSHEAGENLYKRLNLMVRRFLKSDIEFAGTVLKDDLIARSIKMQKPFVINSPNAAATNTIRVLTKRVLQMEKKKQKDNKNVFDRFISNRKIKFEWD is encoded by the coding sequence ATGCTAACAACCCTAGGAAAAGAGATTGGCACCCGCATTGGGGTAGAAGAAGGTTCGGATCAAAAAAAAGCTGAAATTATTGCTATTACCAGCGGTAAAGGTGGCGTCGGGAAATCTTCTCTAAGTGTTAATTTTGCCATTATGTTGCAGCAAATGCGCAAACGTGTCCTGATAATCGATGCAGACATCCATCTTGGAAATGTCGATCTGATTTTAGGAATCCGGACAGAATATACAATTGCTGACGTTCTGAATGATGGTATTGCATTAAGTGATATTATTGTTCCCGGACCTTCAAACATTGATGTACTCCCGGCTTCTTCTGCATCAGGGAAATTATTGGAAATGGAAGATGTTTTTTTAAAAAGATTAGCGGTGGCATTTAAAACAATCGAAACCGACTATGACTACATAATTGTAGATACAGGTGCAGGGATTGCGAATTCAGTTTTATCGTTTTTGCTTGGCGCTGATAAAATTGTTCTGGTTATTACATCCGATCCGGCTTCAATAGCTGATGCCTATGCAGTGATAAAAATTATTAAACGCAATGACCTGGACATCCCGATCATGCTTATCCCTAATATTATGCCAAGCCATGAAGCAGGTGAAAACCTTTATAAAAGATTGAATCTAATGGTTCGCCGTTTTCTCAAATCGGATATTGAATTTGCAGGCACGGTTTTAAAAGACGATTTAATTGCACGTTCGATAAAAATGCAAAAGCCATTTGTTATTAATAGCCCAAATGCGGCGGCCACAAACACAATCCGTGTGCTTACTAAAAGGGTTTTGCAAATGGAAAAGAAAAAACAAAAAGACAATAAAAATGTTTTTGACCGTTTTATCTCAAATAGAAAGATCAAATTCGAATGGGATTAA
- a CDS encoding FliA/WhiG family RNA polymerase sigma factor: MEVAVKDRVQKGEFLVQEYLKTKNPLIKDKIVESYGPLVKHIIGRFNLSYSTTISVDDLYQFGILGLLKALDRYDIEMNVPFKGFVYKRIHGEVIDALRREGVIGRDMYEKVKNLENCVKKLSAQNGREPAMHEICDYLDISEKEYYSILNTSQMTYMTSLNTTVSDEEGTSIYKVDTLEDENQMSPEEIVVKENMKVRLKQVINKLPERERLILALYFYEELILADIGKILKLSEARISQILNKTLVEIKTRFL; the protein is encoded by the coding sequence ATGGAAGTAGCTGTAAAAGACAGAGTACAAAAAGGTGAATTTTTGGTTCAGGAATATTTGAAGACAAAGAATCCACTTATAAAAGATAAGATAGTTGAGTCTTATGGGCCGTTGGTAAAACATATTATAGGACGTTTTAACCTTTCTTACTCTACAACAATATCTGTTGATGACCTTTACCAGTTTGGTATCCTGGGGTTATTAAAAGCTTTAGACCGCTATGACATTGAGATGAATGTTCCTTTTAAAGGATTTGTATATAAACGTATTCATGGGGAAGTAATAGATGCATTACGCCGTGAAGGTGTGATAGGCCGTGATATGTATGAAAAAGTAAAAAATCTTGAGAACTGCGTTAAAAAATTAAGTGCGCAAAATGGCCGTGAACCGGCGATGCATGAAATATGTGATTACCTGGATATTTCTGAGAAAGAATATTATTCAATTTTAAATACCTCTCAAATGACTTACATGACATCTTTAAATACAACCGTATCTGATGAGGAAGGTACAAGTATATATAAAGTGGATACTTTGGAGGATGAAAACCAAATGAGCCCGGAAGAAATAGTCGTAAAAGAAAACATGAAAGTTCGTTTAAAGCAAGTCATAAATAAGCTGCCCGAAAGGGAAAGGTTAATACTTGCCCTTTATTTTTATGAAGAATTGATTTTAGCTGATATAGGAAAAATTCTAAAATTGAGTGAGGCTCGGATCTCACAAATATTAAATAAAACCTTAGTGGAGATTAAAACCAGGTTTTTATAA
- the flhA gene encoding flagellar biosynthesis protein FlhA, with product MANPAVGAIKLSPASQNSNLILTAGIVLILGIMILPIPSFLLDILMALNLTSALVILFVTLFVLRPMDFSVFPGLLLIVTLFRLALNIASTRLILGEAYAGEIIEAFGNFVVQGNYAVGTVIFLILVIINFVVITKGATRIAEVSARFTLDAMPGKQMSIDADLNAGLIDDLQAQQRRETIAKEADFYGAMDGASKFVRGDAIAGLLITAVNMLGGLLIGVLQKGLPAGEAAGLYTLLTVGDGLVAQIPALIISTAAGIVITRASSMSTLGADIAKQVIGQPKAIYAASGVLGLMGVLPGLPFVPFMILAIGLFFLGNYVSNYQKKEQDEAEAAEAEEVEEVEEVERIESFLHPDAFEIEIGYGLIPLVDENQGGNLLNRITTIRKSLAIEMGILVPAIRIRDNIQLKASEYIFKIYGIEVARGEVMMDYFMVVNPDERLELTGIEMTEPTFGLPAIWVSEQEREKAELLGNTVVEAPAVIATHLMEILRSNCYKLLDRQGMQKMLTDLKETHSALVDGLVPDIISLGTIQKVLKNLLQEKIPVRNLIVILETIADNSAFSKDSEVLTEYVRQSLAETITDMLKNQENTITVAMFDPVLEDHIMNSIKTNGLAQNLGLAPDQVSALFQDIAEKVEEINIMGIKPALLVSPQIRRAVRKFLESVFSNVLVISYMELTPDTEVKSVGSIGYPNAS from the coding sequence ATGGCTAATCCGGCTGTCGGTGCGATAAAATTATCCCCGGCCTCACAAAACAGCAATCTAATATTGACAGCAGGCATAGTCCTTATCCTTGGGATTATGATCTTGCCGATCCCGTCTTTTCTGCTTGATATCCTGATGGCGCTAAATCTGACAAGTGCCCTAGTTATCTTATTTGTGACATTATTTGTTTTACGACCGATGGATTTTTCTGTTTTTCCCGGTCTTCTTTTAATTGTCACTTTGTTCAGGCTTGCTCTTAATATTGCATCAACCCGGTTAATTTTGGGTGAGGCTTATGCCGGTGAAATAATCGAGGCATTTGGAAATTTTGTTGTTCAGGGCAACTACGCTGTCGGGACTGTAATATTCTTGATTCTTGTAATCATTAATTTTGTGGTTATTACAAAGGGTGCCACACGTATCGCAGAAGTATCTGCACGTTTTACATTGGATGCGATGCCCGGTAAGCAAATGTCAATTGATGCGGACTTAAACGCCGGCTTAATCGATGATTTACAAGCTCAGCAACGCCGCGAGACAATCGCTAAAGAAGCTGATTTTTATGGGGCAATGGACGGTGCAAGTAAGTTTGTGCGCGGAGATGCAATTGCCGGTTTGCTCATTACTGCCGTAAACATGCTTGGCGGATTATTGATTGGTGTTTTACAAAAAGGTTTGCCCGCAGGTGAAGCTGCCGGATTATATACTTTGCTAACTGTTGGTGATGGGCTTGTTGCACAAATTCCTGCACTAATTATTTCAACGGCCGCCGGTATTGTAATTACCCGTGCTTCCTCAATGTCTACACTTGGTGCTGATATAGCCAAACAGGTTATCGGGCAACCCAAGGCAATTTACGCTGCTTCTGGTGTTTTAGGTTTAATGGGTGTGCTTCCGGGATTGCCATTTGTGCCGTTTATGATTCTTGCAATCGGATTGTTTTTCCTTGGAAATTATGTCAGTAATTATCAGAAAAAAGAGCAAGATGAAGCTGAAGCGGCTGAAGCTGAAGAAGTGGAAGAAGTAGAAGAAGTTGAAAGAATTGAGTCATTTTTACATCCGGATGCTTTTGAAATTGAGATTGGTTATGGGCTAATTCCACTAGTTGATGAAAACCAGGGTGGCAATCTGTTAAATCGCATAACCACAATCCGTAAAAGCCTTGCTATAGAAATGGGTATCCTTGTTCCGGCCATTCGGATACGTGATAATATTCAACTTAAAGCCAGCGAATATATTTTTAAAATTTACGGTATTGAAGTAGCCCGTGGTGAAGTAATGATGGACTATTTCATGGTAGTTAACCCGGATGAAAGGCTTGAGCTTACGGGCATTGAAATGACAGAGCCTACTTTTGGTTTACCCGCAATCTGGGTCTCTGAACAAGAACGTGAAAAAGCTGAGCTTCTTGGAAATACAGTTGTAGAAGCGCCGGCAGTAATTGCAACACACCTAATGGAAATTTTACGCAGTAATTGTTATAAATTGCTCGATCGTCAGGGAATGCAAAAAATGTTAACCGATTTAAAGGAAACACATTCTGCGTTAGTTGATGGTCTTGTTCCTGATATTATTTCTCTTGGAACTATTCAAAAAGTATTAAAAAATTTGTTACAGGAAAAAATACCTGTACGTAATCTGATCGTTATTCTGGAAACTATAGCTGATAATTCGGCCTTTTCGAAAGATTCGGAAGTCTTGACCGAATATGTACGTCAATCACTCGCAGAAACTATTACCGATATGTTGAAGAACCAGGAGAACACAATAACTGTTGCTATGTTCGATCCGGTTCTGGAAGATCATATTATGAATTCGATTAAAACAAATGGGTTAGCTCAAAACTTAGGGTTGGCTCCGGATCAGGTTAGTGCACTTTTCCAGGATATTGCTGAGAAAGTTGAAGAAATAAATATTATGGGGATAAAACCGGCATTGTTGGTTTCACCACAAATAAGGCGCGCTGTACGCAAGTTTCTTGAATCAGTTTTCTCAAATGTCCTGGTAATCTCATATATGGAATTAACACCGGATACAGAAGTTAAGTCAGTTGGATCAATAGGATACCCAAATGCAAGTTAG
- a CDS encoding PAS domain S-box protein produces the protein MNNTHTTQVQDYSATITILEHLSDAIFILSEKGHIEYANKSALDMLGVSSFELINKSIETIVEGDNVIKEIKLGRFNETETEFKVKDLSVPVSLSFGVVKNGSGKTSYIITSARDISWRKEMERILDQKQMMAMSKSRFKEMGELTVNMVHNLSQPLTSLRLKLELLQREIKQKQISKQKIESHVDKMAQLLNVIDSTIDNARRFANQTEDQTEKIISLKENLDHALDQMSYEFTENDIEIVCELAGSDYSVMANPITLQQVFVTLLRMQMKHLVNTSSCKAKRKIVLKISDNQSKWLGILVTAHCDYSVITHIPEVEELSMQESYELDLKVVKLIAETLGGDFNWYPQAQNGFIFSMRIPIDLDDERSQLRNMIELFHDG, from the coding sequence ATGAACAATACACATACAACACAGGTACAGGATTACTCAGCAACCATTACTATTTTGGAGCACTTATCGGATGCAATTTTTATCCTAAGTGAAAAAGGCCATATCGAGTATGCCAACAAATCAGCACTTGATATGCTTGGTGTTAGCTCGTTTGAATTAATTAATAAAAGTATTGAAACAATTGTTGAAGGTGATAACGTTATAAAAGAAATAAAGCTGGGCCGGTTTAATGAAACCGAAACAGAATTTAAAGTTAAAGATTTATCCGTTCCTGTATCATTGAGTTTTGGTGTTGTTAAAAATGGTTCCGGTAAAACGAGCTATATCATCACAAGTGCACGAGACATAAGCTGGCGTAAAGAAATGGAGCGTATTCTTGATCAGAAACAGATGATGGCTATGTCTAAAAGCCGTTTTAAAGAGATGGGCGAATTGACAGTAAACATGGTTCATAACCTGAGCCAGCCGCTCACATCTTTGCGGTTAAAGCTGGAATTGCTTCAACGCGAAATAAAGCAAAAACAAATTAGCAAACAAAAAATTGAATCTCATGTAGATAAAATGGCACAACTGCTAAATGTAATTGATTCTACCATTGACAATGCAAGGCGTTTTGCAAACCAGACAGAAGACCAGACAGAAAAAATAATTTCACTGAAAGAAAATTTAGACCATGCATTAGACCAAATGAGTTATGAGTTTACAGAAAACGATATAGAAATTGTTTGTGAATTAGCAGGCTCGGATTATTCTGTTATGGCCAACCCGATTACTTTGCAACAAGTTTTTGTAACACTGCTGCGTATGCAGATGAAACATCTGGTTAATACAAGTTCTTGTAAAGCAAAAAGGAAAATAGTATTAAAAATATCAGATAATCAATCAAAATGGTTGGGGATTTTGGTAACGGCTCATTGCGATTATTCTGTTATAACCCACATCCCTGAAGTTGAAGAATTGAGCATGCAGGAATCATACGAACTGGATTTGAAAGTAGTAAAATTAATTGCTGAAACTTTAGGCGGTGATTTTAACTGGTATCCTCAGGCTCAAAATGGATTTATTTTTTCGATGCGTATCCCAATTGACCTGGATGATGAGAGAAGTCAACTACGCAATATGATAGAACTTTTTCATGATGGGTAG